GTTCCCCAAGACAGGCAAAGCGCCTGTGGCATACCATCTCGGATGAAATGGAACCGGTTATGGTGGAGAAAAAAACCGCCAGCATGCTGACGATGGATATGGAAAGTCTGCTGAGTTCAGAAAAGAGCGATGACCGGCTGATTTTACTGGGTCCGCACGATCCTTATCTCGATATTAAGGACAGAGCAGTGCTTTTAGAGGATAGGGCCCTTCAGAAGCTGGTATGGAAAACCGTTGGAAATCCGGGTGTTGTCCTGAAGAATGGCCGGGCAGCCGGTATATGGAAAGCAAAAACACAGAAGGACAACGTGGAGATTTCAATACGTTTGTTTGAGGCCTTTCAGGCTGCAGAAAAGAAGGCAATCGAGAGGCTGGCTGGTGAATACGCAGACTTTCGAGGACTTGAATTGAAAAATTTTTATATAGAATAAAGCGGACAGGCAAAAGAGGTACGTCGAAACGACGCCCCTCTTTTTTTAATCTTCCTCTGTATTCTTAATGTCGATGGCTTTTTGTACCTCAGTCACAAAATCCTCAATAAAGCTCATATGGGTGAGCATGGCGCGGGCGGCGGCATCGGGGTCGTGCTTACGGATATTGGCGACGATGTCGCGGTGCTGTTTGTTGATGGCCGAAGCGCTCACCTCCTCCATGAGGATAAGGGTGCGCATGTCCTTGATCAGCTCTTCGATCAGGGTAGAGGCTGAGTTTAAGACATCCTTGATGAGCTTGTTGCGGGAGTACAGTGCAATGGAGTCATGGAGCTTTTTATCCAGCTCAGCACTTTTAGCTTCGTTTGGCTCACTTTCGATGGCAGCGCAGATTTCCTCCAGGCGAAGGATATCCTCCCTGGTGGCATGGAGGGCAGCCAGCTTGGCAGCCTCGGTTTCCAGAGAGCGCCTGAGCTCGTGGATTTCTGTGACTTTTCCGTCGTTCAGCCAGAACATAATGGATAAGGGCTGGGTGAGGGTGTTGTCAAAATCCTCGGTGATAAAGTTGCCCTCGCCCTGGCGGCAGTGTACCAGGCCGATCATCTCCAGAGCGCGGATGGCCTCCCGCACAGTTGCGCGGGAAACACCCAGCTGCTCGGACAGCTGGCGTTCGGAGGGGAGGCGGTCGCCACTCTTTAACTGCTTTGTGACGATGTTATTTTTTATCTGCTCTAAAATCTGCAAATATATTTTTTTCTGTGGTATCTCAGTATACATCATTCATTCTCCTAAGTTTATCAACTTATTCTATCATAGGAGTAATTATTTTACAAATATTAAAAGAAAATAAAAACGCCTGAAAACGGCTAAATCATGCGGATTTTTGTGATTTTATTTCGTAAAAACAAAAGATTGTTAAAAAATAAACATGAAAACGAGTAAAAAAGTCTTGACATTCCTTTACAAAGATTCTATAATGAAATCAACTTAAGTGGTCAGACCACTTACCATTGAAAGTTTAAAAAGGAGTAATTAAGGAGTCATTATGAAAACTTTAGTGTGTATCAAACAGGTACCGGGTACTTCCAATGTCGAAGTCGATCCGGAAACAGGTGTATTAATCCGTGATGGTATTGAATCAAAAATGAATCCCTATGATTTGTACGCTTTGGAAGCAGCGCTGCGTCTGCGTGAAGACCTTGGGGGGACAATCACCACATTGTCCATGGGACCCATGCAGACAAAGGAAGTGATTTATGAATCCTTCTACATGGGCGCCGATGACGGCTGCCTCTTGTCAGACCGTAAATTCGGCGGCGCCGATGTGGTAGCCACCAGCTATACACTGGCCCAGGGAGCCAAGAAGCTGGGCGATTTTGACCTGATCATCTGCGGTAAGCAGACAACCGACGGCGACACCGCACAGGTTGGCCCGGAAATGGCAGAGTTCCTGAGTATCCCGCATGTTACCAACGTTGGTAAAATACTACAGGCCGATGAAAAGGGCCTGACGGTTCAGATGAACATGGAAGACACGGTTGAGATCCAGCATGTGCCGTATCCCTGCCTGATCACCGTTGACAAAGACATTTATACACCAAGACTGCCCTCCTACAAGCGCAAGCTTGATCTTGAAAAAACACAGGAAATCAAGGTTCTGACCCTTAAAGATATGTATGACACCGATGAAAAGAACTATGGCTTGAACGGCTCCGCCACCCAGGTTGAACGAATTTTCCCACCGGAAAGCAATGTGGAAAAAACAACCTATGAGGGTGCTGGAAAAGAAGTTGCCCAGGCGCTGTATGGCATTTTGGCTGAAAAGAAATACGTATAAAAGGGGAGAGATAAAATGGCTGGAATTAAAGTAATCAATGAAAACTGCGGACAGGAGATTTTTGATCAGTTTAATGAAATATGTCCCTTCGGCGCCTTTACTTTTGAAAATAACAAGATGGAAGTAAGCGCTGCCTGTAAAATGTGTAAGCTGTGCCTGAAAAAAGGCCCTGAAGGCTATGTAGAGCTGGAAGAGGATGAAAAGGAAGAGATTGACAAAAGCAAATACCGCGGCGTCACCGTCTATGTAGATCATGTGGAAGGCAAGATTCATCCGGTAACCCTGGAGCTGATCGGAAAAGCCAAGGAGCTGGCTTCTGTCATCGACCATCCGGTATATGCCCTGTTCATCGGCCATAATATCGGTGAAAAGGCCAAAGAGCTGTTACACTATGGTGTTGATAAGGTTTTTGTGTACGACGACGCCCGGCTGGCCCATTTTTCCATCGAGCCGTACACCAATGCTTTTGAGGACTTCATCCGCAAGGAAAACCCATCCTCCATCCTGGTGGGCGCTACCAACGTTGGCCGTTCGCTGGCCCCGCGTGTCGCGGCCCGCTTCCGCACGGGCTTAACCGCAGACTGTACCATCCTGGAAATGAAGGAAAATACCGATTTGGTCCAGATAAGACCTGCTTTCGGCGGGAACATCATGGCTCAGATCGTCACCGAAAACAACCGCCCGCAGTTCTGCACAGTGCGCTACAAGATTTTCTCAGCGCCAGAACGCTCTGAAGAGGCCAAGGGTGAGATTGTGAATATGGCATTAGAAGAAAAACGTTTTGCCTCAGCCATCGAGGTTCTTGAAATCATCAAGAAGGAAAAAGGCTTTGACATCTCCGAGGCCGATGTCATCGTCGCGGTTGGCCGTGGGGTCAAGAGTGAAAAAGACCTGCCGATGGTGCAGGAATTCGCTGACGCCATCGGCGCGAAAATGGCCTGTACCCGCCCGAACATTGAAAACGGCTGGTTTGACCCGCGCCTGCAGATCGGCCTGAGCGGTCGTACCGTTAAGCCTAAGCTGATTATCGCAGTGGGTGTGTCCGGCTCAGTCCAGTTCGCCGCTGGTATGCAGAACTCCGAATACATTGTGGCCATTAATAATGATAAGAACGCATCCATCTTTAATATTGCCCACTGTGGTATTGTCGGGGATTTGTACGAAGTCATCCCTGAGCTGATGGAAGAAATACGAAACAATAAAAATGTGA
The DNA window shown above is from Eubacterium limosum and carries:
- a CDS encoding FadR/GntR family transcriptional regulator, with the protein product MMYTEIPQKKIYLQILEQIKNNIVTKQLKSGDRLPSERQLSEQLGVSRATVREAIRALEMIGLVHCRQGEGNFITEDFDNTLTQPLSIMFWLNDGKVTEIHELRRSLETEAAKLAALHATREDILRLEEICAAIESEPNEAKSAELDKKLHDSIALYSRNKLIKDVLNSASTLIEELIKDMRTLILMEEVSASAINKQHRDIVANIRKHDPDAAARAMLTHMSFIEDFVTEVQKAIDIKNTEED
- the lctB gene encoding lactate dehydrogenase subunit LctB, translating into MKTLVCIKQVPGTSNVEVDPETGVLIRDGIESKMNPYDLYALEAALRLREDLGGTITTLSMGPMQTKEVIYESFYMGADDGCLLSDRKFGGADVVATSYTLAQGAKKLGDFDLIICGKQTTDGDTAQVGPEMAEFLSIPHVTNVGKILQADEKGLTVQMNMEDTVEIQHVPYPCLITVDKDIYTPRLPSYKRKLDLEKTQEIKVLTLKDMYDTDEKNYGLNGSATQVERIFPPESNVEKTTYEGAGKEVAQALYGILAEKKYV
- the lctC gene encoding lactate dehydrogenase subunit LctC, yielding MAGIKVINENCGQEIFDQFNEICPFGAFTFENNKMEVSAACKMCKLCLKKGPEGYVELEEDEKEEIDKSKYRGVTVYVDHVEGKIHPVTLELIGKAKELASVIDHPVYALFIGHNIGEKAKELLHYGVDKVFVYDDARLAHFSIEPYTNAFEDFIRKENPSSILVGATNVGRSLAPRVAARFRTGLTADCTILEMKENTDLVQIRPAFGGNIMAQIVTENNRPQFCTVRYKIFSAPERSEEAKGEIVNMALEEKRFASAIEVLEIIKKEKGFDISEADVIVAVGRGVKSEKDLPMVQEFADAIGAKMACTRPNIENGWFDPRLQIGLSGRTVKPKLIIAVGVSGSVQFAAGMQNSEYIVAINNDKNASIFNIAHCGIVGDLYEVIPELMEEIRNNKNVNETLESEAV